In Methylocystis echinoides, a genomic segment contains:
- a CDS encoding TrbC/VirB2 family protein, with protein MRHFKNIGRRKIYVLGALALPLMSSPAFATGGTLSPVQSTLQTLVQTLTGPISTSLAILAVIAAGFLAWAGRMTWGIAGSIIFGIVLVFGSTQIVQFFQSSVGG; from the coding sequence ATGAGGCATTTCAAGAACATTGGCCGGCGCAAAATCTACGTGCTTGGCGCGCTGGCGTTGCCCCTCATGAGCTCTCCCGCCTTTGCGACGGGCGGCACGCTTTCCCCCGTGCAGTCCACACTGCAAACGCTCGTGCAAACCCTCACAGGGCCGATCTCGACGTCTCTCGCCATCCTCGCCGTCATCGCCGCCGGTTTCCTGGCTTGGGCGGGCCGAATGACCTGGGGCATCGCCGGCTCGATCATCTTCGGCATCGTGCTGGTCTTCGGCTCGACGCAAATCGTCCAGTTCTTTCAGTCCTCCGTCGGCGGCTGA
- a CDS encoding VirB4 family type IV secretion system protein: MMLRALQDQMSFGAVSRRERPVSSHLPYLRHVDDSIVKSKSGLLTNFIKLEGFSFQTADWSSINVRMLGRNDLVRTLGNSRFALYSHIIRREIEPTIPSSFDNAFCRELDERYHTALSKRRMFVNDLYLTIVRRPLQGHAGTFEALMQTVLGKKTDDGDSFDRQEAQAELRDITTAVLSAMSAYRPRLLKVVERAGVLFSEPLEFLVQLGNGAIPRPMHLPRMSLDQALATKRVFFGKNALEIRGASTSETRFGAVLSVREYPAQTGPGFLDNLLTIPHEFIVTQSFAIIDRPVAQSHIDRVVRQVDMSDEAGSIVAEHLNDARDELLASEALYGEHHMTVLALGKSMQEVDAAVTAAGAALTDRSVIWVREDLNMEPAFWAQWPGNFPYIARNSIISSKNLAGFVSLHNFPSGSPAGNHWGPAISVFQTASQTAYFYNFHVADLGNFTVVGPSGSGKTVWLSFIAAQAQRLTPRPKLVFVDKDRGAEIFIRALGGQYEALEPGTAAGFNSLMLPDGGETREFLYRLFSFLLRPKGGADTDLSATEEQVIRNAIKTVVSGPREGRNLPAFQSLLRGRIQASEGDLASRLEPWIRKDQNGWLFNNAEDRFSLNAIFGFDMTRVLDNPTIRTAALLYIFHRIEELIDGTPIMIFLDEGWRLLDDEVFSYFIKDKLKTLRKQNGIIGFGTQSAADIVRSKAANTLIEQTATNVFFANAKADDESYRRAFQLSDREMRWIRETAPEARSFLIKHGQDSVIAKLDLGGMPEFIKVLSGRTETVAELYSLMEEVGTAPEAWLPMFMGRTA; this comes from the coding sequence TTGATGCTGCGGGCGCTACAAGACCAGATGAGCTTTGGCGCGGTGTCGCGGCGGGAACGCCCGGTCTCGTCGCATCTGCCGTATCTGCGCCACGTTGACGACTCCATCGTCAAATCCAAGTCCGGCCTGCTGACGAATTTCATCAAGCTGGAAGGCTTCTCGTTTCAGACGGCGGACTGGTCCAGCATCAACGTCCGCATGCTCGGCCGCAACGACCTCGTGCGCACGCTCGGCAACAGCCGCTTCGCGCTTTATTCGCATATCATCCGGCGTGAGATCGAACCGACAATCCCGTCGAGTTTCGATAACGCCTTCTGCCGGGAGCTCGACGAGCGCTATCATACGGCGCTTTCGAAGCGGCGGATGTTCGTCAACGACCTTTACCTCACGATCGTCCGCAGGCCCCTGCAAGGCCACGCCGGAACCTTTGAAGCGCTGATGCAGACGGTCCTGGGCAAGAAGACCGACGACGGCGACTCCTTCGACCGGCAAGAGGCGCAAGCCGAGCTGCGAGACATTACGACGGCTGTCCTCTCCGCCATGTCTGCCTATCGTCCGCGCCTTCTCAAGGTCGTCGAGCGGGCAGGGGTCTTGTTCTCGGAACCGCTCGAATTCCTGGTCCAGCTTGGCAATGGCGCCATCCCGAGGCCGATGCATCTTCCCAGAATGTCGCTCGACCAGGCGTTGGCGACGAAGCGCGTGTTCTTCGGCAAGAACGCGCTCGAAATCCGCGGCGCATCGACGAGCGAGACCCGCTTTGGCGCAGTGCTGTCGGTGAGGGAATATCCAGCGCAGACCGGGCCGGGCTTTCTCGACAATCTCCTGACCATCCCGCATGAATTTATCGTCACGCAATCCTTCGCCATCATCGACCGGCCCGTCGCGCAATCGCATATCGACCGCGTCGTGCGCCAGGTCGACATGTCCGACGAAGCGGGGTCGATCGTCGCCGAGCACTTGAACGACGCGCGGGACGAACTGCTCGCCTCCGAGGCCCTCTACGGCGAGCACCATATGACGGTGCTGGCGTTGGGTAAGAGCATGCAGGAGGTCGACGCCGCGGTCACGGCGGCGGGGGCGGCGCTCACCGACCGCTCCGTGATCTGGGTGCGCGAAGACCTCAATATGGAGCCGGCCTTCTGGGCGCAGTGGCCAGGGAACTTCCCCTATATCGCTCGGAACTCGATCATCAGCTCGAAGAATCTCGCGGGATTTGTCTCGTTGCATAATTTCCCGAGCGGCTCGCCCGCCGGGAACCACTGGGGCCCGGCGATCTCGGTATTCCAGACGGCCTCGCAGACCGCTTATTTCTACAATTTCCATGTCGCGGATCTCGGAAATTTCACGGTCGTCGGCCCCTCGGGCTCGGGGAAGACCGTGTGGCTTTCCTTTATCGCGGCGCAGGCGCAACGCTTGACCCCTCGGCCGAAGCTCGTCTTCGTCGACAAGGACCGCGGCGCGGAAATTTTCATCCGGGCGCTCGGCGGCCAATATGAGGCGCTCGAGCCTGGAACGGCTGCCGGCTTCAATTCGCTGATGCTGCCCGACGGCGGCGAAACGCGGGAATTTCTCTATAGGCTTTTCTCCTTCCTGCTGCGGCCCAAAGGCGGCGCGGACACGGACCTCTCGGCCACCGAAGAGCAAGTCATCCGCAATGCGATCAAGACGGTCGTCTCCGGCCCGCGGGAGGGACGCAACCTTCCGGCCTTTCAGTCGCTGCTGCGCGGCCGAATCCAGGCGAGCGAGGGCGATTTGGCCTCGCGACTGGAGCCTTGGATCCGCAAGGACCAGAATGGCTGGCTCTTCAATAACGCCGAGGACCGTTTCTCGCTTAACGCGATCTTCGGCTTCGACATGACGCGAGTCCTCGACAATCCGACCATCCGCACGGCGGCGCTGCTCTATATCTTTCATCGCATCGAGGAGCTGATCGACGGGACGCCGATCATGATCTTCCTCGACGAAGGCTGGCGGCTTCTCGACGACGAGGTTTTCTCGTACTTCATCAAGGACAAGCTCAAGACGCTGCGCAAGCAGAACGGCATTATCGGCTTTGGCACGCAGAGCGCCGCCGACATCGTGCGCTCCAAGGCCGCGAACACTTTGATCGAGCAGACCGCGACCAATGTGTTCTTCGCCAACGCCAAGGCGGATGACGAAAGCTACCGCAGGGCCTTCCAGCTTTCCGACCGGGAGATGCGCTGGATCAGGGAGACGGCCCCCGAGGCGCGGTCCTTTCTGATCAAACACGGGCAGGATTCGGTCATCGCCAAATTGGACCTCGGCGGCATGCCGGAGTTCATCAAGGTGCTCTCCGGGCGCACCGAGACGGTCGCCGAACTCTATTCGCTGATGGAGGAGGTCGGGACCGCGCCCGAAGCCTGGCTGCCGATGTTCATGGGGAGGACGGCCTGA
- a CDS encoding HNH endonuclease — translation MKDLRAPVTAAKADWLPGTNWIGFTPSDGSVKARERCRATINRQINNGYVIEYVTQKFDTPNPGFESDPLYLNEKAAHSKIAGKFLAIHRLRSSPRPLREILGDTEFEQLQDMWAEGGKRYRWSVAFPIIESFAILPPRPAKEVLSKDAAIRLFAHPSGTLRPLNDDERAQIATLEIEPRIASNAWIGVDDEIAMADRSDINPQTQRLINADFAFAALEGVTEEKKAMLRKRAAWIADKFVRARIRAGRLICDSCGFDPSRKIAGTKVTARSLLDVHHINPLDEGVRYTSEADFCLVCPSCHRFMHRLATTLSDPNEKAKALRP, via the coding sequence GTGAAGGATTTGCGAGCCCCAGTCACGGCGGCCAAAGCCGACTGGCTGCCAGGCACAAATTGGATCGGCTTCACGCCGTCAGACGGCTCCGTGAAGGCCCGAGAGCGTTGCCGCGCGACGATCAATCGACAAATCAATAATGGCTATGTCATTGAATATGTTACGCAGAAATTCGATACGCCGAATCCGGGCTTTGAATCCGACCCGCTCTATCTCAATGAGAAGGCCGCCCATAGCAAGATCGCCGGCAAGTTTCTCGCCATTCATCGCTTGCGGTCCTCGCCGCGTCCTCTGCGGGAGATATTGGGCGACACTGAATTCGAACAGCTTCAGGATATGTGGGCGGAGGGCGGCAAGCGGTATCGATGGTCCGTGGCGTTCCCCATCATCGAGAGCTTTGCGATCCTTCCCCCGCGTCCCGCAAAGGAAGTCCTTTCGAAAGACGCCGCGATCCGTCTTTTTGCGCATCCGTCAGGCACGCTCAGGCCGCTGAATGACGATGAGCGGGCGCAAATTGCGACGCTCGAAATCGAACCCCGAATAGCTTCCAACGCTTGGATTGGCGTCGACGATGAAATCGCAATGGCGGACCGCAGCGATATCAATCCACAAACCCAAAGGCTCATCAACGCCGATTTCGCCTTCGCCGCGCTAGAAGGCGTCACCGAAGAAAAGAAGGCCATGCTCAGAAAGCGCGCGGCCTGGATTGCAGACAAGTTTGTTCGCGCGCGGATACGGGCAGGGCGCCTCATCTGTGACAGCTGTGGTTTCGATCCCTCAAGAAAAATCGCTGGCACGAAAGTGACGGCGCGGTCCCTCCTCGACGTCCATCACATCAATCCTCTCGACGAAGGGGTGCGCTACACGAGCGAGGCCGACTTTTGTCTCGTCTGTCCAAGCTGTCATCGCTTCATGCATCGATTAGCGACGACTCTGTCCGACCCAAACGAGAAAGCGAAGGCGCTTCGACCCTAG
- a CDS encoding type IV secretion system protein: MTVLQNCPAHNYGSGIIPQILSGVDQTGCTYVQGAFQELARDVTAGGAGASIASLLLIAYVIFWGFGVWSGTATGTATDAAFRLFRAFVIYALATSWSDFTSFAYTLFNDGPAAIGNRLLSVGNNNTYTSPNAVVSALEAIWNQVAQGFQLHFAFSLQSFASALVGLACVIIIALFLAVATFTIILSKVFLWLILGIAPLMILLLLFDASTRFFSGWLSAAVMYAMLQVLVYAFLAFYLTVTQPIFAGLGAAINSGQVDWGALAPFFLVGLTGLFLLSQLPGMAAAIAGGIPLYATTIGGLWRSVTANGAMVASGAYRARLPFGYGARLGLDRSLQDRVTRAHYERIYGQRAADVLAKKMDQI; this comes from the coding sequence GTGACCGTCCTGCAGAACTGCCCGGCGCACAATTACGGGTCCGGAATCATTCCGCAGATCCTCTCCGGCGTCGACCAGACCGGCTGCACCTATGTCCAAGGCGCCTTTCAGGAACTCGCCCGCGATGTGACGGCGGGCGGGGCAGGGGCTTCGATCGCCTCGCTCCTTCTCATCGCGTATGTGATCTTCTGGGGATTTGGGGTCTGGTCCGGCACCGCAACGGGGACCGCGACCGACGCCGCCTTCCGGCTGTTTCGGGCCTTTGTGATCTACGCGCTCGCAACCTCCTGGAGCGACTTCACGAGCTTCGCCTACACGCTCTTCAACGACGGGCCGGCGGCGATTGGCAATCGCCTGCTCAGCGTCGGGAACAACAACACGTACACATCGCCAAACGCCGTGGTCTCGGCGCTGGAAGCGATCTGGAACCAGGTTGCGCAAGGTTTCCAGCTGCATTTTGCCTTCAGCCTGCAATCCTTCGCTTCGGCGCTTGTCGGGCTTGCCTGCGTCATCATCATTGCGCTGTTTCTGGCGGTCGCCACCTTCACGATCATCCTCTCGAAGGTCTTTCTGTGGCTGATCCTCGGCATTGCGCCCTTAATGATTCTGCTGCTGCTTTTCGACGCCTCCACGCGCTTCTTCTCCGGCTGGCTCTCCGCCGCCGTCATGTATGCGATGCTGCAGGTGCTGGTTTACGCCTTTCTCGCATTCTACCTCACCGTCACGCAGCCGATCTTCGCGGGTCTTGGCGCCGCCATCAACAGCGGCCAGGTCGATTGGGGCGCGCTCGCGCCTTTCTTTCTCGTCGGCCTGACCGGGCTCTTCCTGCTGAGCCAGCTCCCCGGCATGGCCGCAGCAATCGCGGGCGGCATTCCTCTCTATGCGACGACGATCGGCGGGCTCTGGCGCTCAGTCACCGCGAACGGCGCGATGGTCGCCTCGGGGGCCTATCGCGCCCGCTTACCCTTTGGCTATGGCGCGCGGTTGGGCCTCGATCGGTCGCTGCAGGATCGCGTCACGCGCGCCCACTATGAGCGCATCTATGGCCAACGCGCCGCCGATGTGCTCGCCAAGAAAATGGACCAGATTTGA
- a CDS encoding lytic transglycosylase domain-containing protein produces the protein MPASAARDLVQKIAREENFYPDFVLAVARAESHFQSDAVSPRGAIGLMQLEPETAKHYSVNICDPADNVRGGVRFLRDLHSRYRNPLFILAAYNAGEKALLAHGGVPPYPETVSFVAAVVNDFYDWPKVSGKTGNERGPTAAAQQQEGATDHNWRSGFVWNLEQNGDQE, from the coding sequence ATGCCGGCCAGCGCCGCGCGCGACCTCGTCCAGAAAATCGCCCGCGAGGAGAATTTCTACCCCGACTTCGTGTTGGCCGTGGCGCGCGCTGAGTCCCACTTTCAGAGCGACGCGGTTTCGCCGCGCGGAGCGATCGGGCTCATGCAGCTCGAGCCCGAAACCGCCAAGCATTATAGCGTCAATATCTGCGACCCCGCCGACAACGTCAGAGGCGGGGTCCGGTTTTTGCGCGACTTACACAGCCGCTACCGGAATCCGCTCTTCATCCTCGCGGCTTACAACGCTGGCGAGAAGGCGCTCCTCGCGCATGGCGGCGTCCCGCCGTATCCCGAAACTGTGAGCTTCGTCGCCGCGGTCGTGAACGACTTCTACGACTGGCCCAAGGTCAGCGGAAAGACCGGCAATGAGCGCGGCCCTACCGCCGCAGCGCAGCAGCAGGAAGGCGCCACGGACCACAATTGGCGCTCGGGGTTCGTCTGGAATCTAGAACAGAATGGTGACCAGGAATGA
- a CDS encoding type IV secretion system protein VirB3, with the protein MSNADLEKPMIVPLVKALTRAPTIVGVPYMYFMFEMVVTSVIFLATHNLFNLLWMIPSHLFGYVMTLRDDRIFEVLFVRSSKCPPRSREFWGCDSYKI; encoded by the coding sequence ATGAGCAACGCGGATCTCGAGAAGCCGATGATCGTCCCGCTCGTCAAAGCGTTGACCCGGGCCCCGACGATCGTCGGCGTACCCTACATGTATTTCATGTTCGAGATGGTCGTGACCTCGGTGATCTTCCTCGCGACGCACAACCTGTTCAACCTCCTTTGGATGATCCCCTCCCATCTCTTCGGCTACGTCATGACCTTGAGAGACGACCGGATCTTCGAGGTCCTGTTCGTGCGATCCTCCAAGTGCCCGCCGCGTTCCCGAGAATTCTGGGGCTGCGACTCCTATAAGATTTGA
- a CDS encoding conjugal transfer protein: MKRAILAFCLANLFLVRGAHAQVPVIDAANLSQSQQTATNTKQILSTDQDILSNVQKTLQAVTGDRSSLAQGPLAQMALGGGFSMGSAPSLGSVISGGPLSFAGLGGDSQQIISSLINGLNLVKTLSGLQGALPSDKAYLNSSNTAQLILGLINSTQGTVKSASNAYTSGGQQIGSSPDVKGSIDQNSQIQAQNGQSIVQLNGAVNTAAAAANQANLDRIAGLSAAARAMQFRPYGQ; encoded by the coding sequence ATGAAACGGGCAATACTGGCTTTCTGCCTTGCGAATCTTTTCCTCGTTCGCGGCGCCCATGCCCAGGTTCCGGTGATCGACGCCGCCAATCTCTCCCAGTCACAGCAGACGGCGACGAACACCAAGCAAATCCTCTCGACCGACCAGGATATTCTTTCCAATGTGCAGAAGACCCTGCAGGCCGTAACCGGCGACCGCTCGTCGCTGGCGCAGGGGCCGCTCGCGCAAATGGCGCTCGGCGGCGGCTTTTCGATGGGAAGCGCGCCGTCGCTCGGCTCGGTCATTTCAGGAGGGCCGCTGTCTTTCGCTGGGCTTGGCGGCGATTCTCAGCAAATCATCTCGTCGCTGATCAATGGGCTCAATCTCGTCAAAACACTCTCCGGGCTGCAAGGCGCGCTCCCGAGCGACAAGGCCTATCTCAACTCCTCGAACACAGCCCAACTCATTCTCGGCCTCATCAACTCGACGCAAGGGACGGTCAAGAGCGCGAGCAACGCCTACACGTCCGGCGGGCAACAGATCGGAAGCTCCCCCGACGTGAAAGGCTCGATCGATCAGAATTCGCAGATCCAGGCGCAGAACGGCCAGTCGATCGTCCAGCTCAATGGCGCGGTCAACACGGCGGCGGCGGCCGCCAATCAGGCTAATCTCGATCGCATCGCCGGGCTTTCCGCCGCGGCCCGCGCCATGCAGTTTCGACCCTACGGACAATAG